Proteins encoded by one window of Swingsia samuiensis:
- the cls gene encoding cardiolipin synthase: MSRHFISISIIFFLQAIFIIRALIRKNREPAARIAWVAVIGALPIIGIIAYLFLGETNPGKEIVERIRFAMRHVPLPGRGEEQNAPIDVETAYNLPPRAAPLFRLGQSINDYAPLPGNRAELMPDSNTAIERIVEDIDQAQHTVHVCFYIWLEDNNGTKVAQALMRAAKRGVVCRVMADDLGSRGLIHGKLWEQMKSAGVHLVRTLPIGNILLRPLHGRFDMRNHRKTVVIDNKLTYCGSQNCADPEFRVKAKYAPWVDLFARFEGPVVLQMQHLFATDWMSHTTEDLAPLLEEAEIPSYENGFVAQVIGTSAAIRSEAMPEMFAALMGSAKDELILTTPYFVPDDALLSALLSCGHRGVKVTMIMPRVNDSWIVGGASRSYYLALLKAGVRIFEYPRGLLHTKSITIDEQMTLIGSANMDRRSFELNFENNIFLYDRDFTKKIKERQLTYLEESIEISLEEVKQWPMHVVLWNNVLSTLGPVL; the protein is encoded by the coding sequence GTGAGCCGTCATTTTATAAGCATTAGTATAATATTTTTCCTTCAAGCCATCTTTATTATTAGAGCATTAATACGAAAGAATAGAGAGCCAGCAGCCCGTATTGCTTGGGTGGCTGTAATTGGTGCGTTACCTATTATTGGAATTATTGCTTATTTATTTTTAGGGGAAACAAATCCTGGGAAAGAGATTGTTGAACGCATTCGTTTTGCGATGCGTCATGTGCCGCTCCCTGGTCGGGGTGAGGAACAGAATGCTCCGATCGATGTTGAGACGGCTTATAATCTCCCACCGAGAGCAGCACCTTTATTTCGTTTAGGTCAGTCCATTAACGATTATGCACCTTTGCCGGGGAACCGCGCAGAGTTGATGCCAGATTCTAATACTGCGATTGAGCGTATTGTCGAGGATATTGATCAGGCTCAACATACGGTTCATGTGTGTTTCTATATTTGGTTGGAAGATAATAACGGCACTAAAGTTGCTCAAGCCTTAATGCGTGCGGCGAAACGTGGAGTTGTGTGCCGCGTCATGGCGGATGATCTTGGGTCGCGCGGGTTAATTCATGGCAAGCTTTGGGAACAGATGAAATCCGCTGGGGTGCATCTGGTTCGGACTTTACCCATTGGCAACATTTTATTGCGTCCGCTCCATGGTCGTTTTGATATGAGAAATCATAGAAAAACTGTTGTTATTGATAATAAGTTAACCTATTGCGGCAGCCAGAACTGTGCTGACCCAGAGTTCCGGGTGAAAGCTAAATATGCACCATGGGTAGATTTGTTTGCCCGTTTTGAAGGCCCCGTTGTGCTACAGATGCAGCATTTGTTTGCTACAGACTGGATGTCTCATACGACGGAAGATCTGGCACCTTTATTAGAAGAGGCTGAAATACCTTCTTATGAAAATGGTTTTGTTGCTCAGGTGATAGGCACAAGCGCTGCTATACGAAGTGAGGCAATGCCAGAAATGTTTGCGGCTTTAATGGGAAGCGCAAAGGACGAGCTTATTTTAACCACGCCTTATTTTGTGCCGGATGATGCGTTGTTAAGCGCTTTATTATCGTGCGGTCATCGAGGTGTAAAAGTCACGATGATTATGCCTCGTGTGAATGATTCATGGATTGTTGGTGGTGCGAGCCGGAGTTACTATTTGGCTCTGCTGAAGGCAGGGGTTCGTATTTTTGAATATCCACGTGGATTGTTGCACACAAAATCCATCACGATTGATGAACAAATGACGTTAATTGGGTCTGCTAATATGGACCGTAGAAGCTTCGAACTTAATTTTGAAAATAATATATTCTTGTATGACAGAGACTTTACGAAGAAGATTAAAGAGCGTCAGCTCACCTATTTGGAAGAAAGTATTGAGATTAGTTTGGAAGAAGTAAAGCAGTGGCCAATGCATGTTGTTCTGTGGAACAATGTTTTATCGACGCTTGGGCCTGTCCTTTAA
- a CDS encoding copper resistance protein B, whose product MNRRYIFSLIGLFTLTPYTVAAQPSVQYQAADAPVANISTHLPGMPPIMDQGTWFHGIFNELEGRYSPKGTNFRWDGEGWYGSDYNKFWIKSEGTLEKGRLSDGQQDFLYSRAVSSYWNLQGGVRVDLDDGPTRTWAAFGVQGLALYQFEFQATGYVSNKGRFASRLEGSYDFLLTNRLILQPQVELNLYTKADPARQVGAGLSDIDTGLRLRYEISRKFAPYIAVTYSGYLTQAHRFARQQGEQTGTTRFTFGVRSWF is encoded by the coding sequence ATGAACAGAAGATACATATTCTCCCTGATTGGACTTTTTACGCTAACCCCATACACAGTCGCCGCTCAACCAAGCGTTCAGTACCAAGCCGCCGATGCGCCTGTTGCAAACATAAGCACCCACCTTCCCGGCATGCCGCCCATTATGGATCAAGGCACTTGGTTTCATGGTATCTTCAATGAGCTGGAAGGCCGCTACTCGCCCAAAGGAACCAATTTTCGCTGGGATGGAGAAGGATGGTATGGCTCAGATTACAATAAATTCTGGATCAAATCCGAAGGAACACTGGAAAAAGGGCGCCTCAGCGACGGTCAGCAAGATTTTCTTTATAGCCGTGCTGTATCCTCTTATTGGAACCTACAAGGCGGCGTCCGCGTCGATCTTGACGATGGCCCCACACGGACATGGGCGGCTTTTGGGGTTCAGGGATTGGCTCTTTACCAATTTGAATTCCAAGCCACAGGCTATGTCAGCAATAAAGGCCGTTTCGCTTCCCGGCTGGAAGGCTCATATGATTTTCTGCTGACCAACCGCCTCATTCTTCAACCTCAAGTAGAACTCAACCTCTACACGAAAGCCGATCCAGCACGTCAAGTCGGTGCAGGCTTATCAGACATCGATACAGGTTTGCGCTTACGCTACGAAATATCTCGTAAATTCGCGCCTTACATCGCCGTGACCTATTCAGGATATCTCACACAAGCCCACCGCTTTGCACGTCAACAAGGAGAACAAACCGGCACAACACGCTTCACTTTTGGTGTCAGAAGCTGGTTCTAA
- a CDS encoding FeoA family protein — protein MCHLDTLPKGHHAIIELVEQRTSPDPISARLEELGFVPGETVEVIAVGPVNADPIAVSLGSSRFALRKGEAARIALKEAF, from the coding sequence ATGTGCCACCTCGATACACTTCCCAAAGGTCACCACGCCATTATCGAACTGGTAGAACAACGTACCTCACCAGATCCTATTAGCGCACGCCTTGAAGAATTGGGGTTTGTCCCTGGAGAAACAGTGGAAGTCATTGCTGTTGGTCCCGTCAACGCAGATCCGATCGCGGTCAGCCTTGGTTCATCCCGCTTTGCTCTACGCAAAGGCGAAGCTGCTCGTATTGCTCTGAAAGAAGCTTTTTAA
- a CDS encoding heavy metal translocating P-type ATPase codes for MAQSISFPVEGMSCAACATRLEKVLNKREGVEAAINFASARAYITFNEKDASVSDVLEDVKKSGFAPDERSFDFDVLGMSCAACSARVEKVLNRLPSVVANVNLATERAHVTFVPGIIDTDTILEKVKKTGFGASLRTEEPQEGQHEKRRRSWKKARNNFIVAAVAGIPLYIEMIGMMMGYDHVIPVLYQFLSATFIQYIGGQKLYRQAWKAVRAGAANMDVLVVLGTSVAYLYSFIVYVFSVHLPVYFETSGLIIILISLGRLMEMRAKARMNSGVESLLELQPQTVHVEKEGKQIDLNLKDVQVGTVFVVRPGESIPLDGKVLSGTSEVNEAILTGESVPVLKQDKSDVFAGTMNTNGVLRVEATGIGSNTALARIVRMVEQAQGSKAHVQRLADRVSGIFVPVVIGFALLTWGINWLVTGSWVESLVAAVSVLVIACPCSLGLATPTAIMVGTTKGAQKGVFFRNAEALERAEKIQTIIFDKTGTLTKGHPSVEAVYPAPGVSIEDVLSVAVALEQNSEHPLGRAIVRYGEDFLVRGWEVEQFSARPGRGVEGEILGDKVFLGSPAFVEELGYDLGGFPISELENKGATVVAVAMKDRVLGVVSLLDMLRKEALFTVDALKKRGLKVVMLTGDNERAAALVAAQVGVDDFRAQVLPEHKAEVVSDYRANGTIVAMVGDGVNDAPALAVADVSFAVGAGAAVALETADIVLMKSELTSVLDAISLSKATLSKIRQNLFFAFIYNFLGLPLAAFGLLNPIIAGSAMAMSSVSVVSNSLLLKRWGRK; via the coding sequence ATGGCACAGTCGATTAGCTTTCCTGTTGAAGGAATGTCATGTGCGGCTTGTGCGACGCGCCTTGAAAAGGTGTTGAATAAACGTGAAGGGGTAGAGGCGGCGATTAATTTTGCCTCTGCTCGAGCATATATTACATTTAATGAAAAAGATGCGTCCGTAAGCGACGTTTTAGAAGACGTAAAGAAAAGTGGTTTTGCACCAGACGAACGGAGTTTTGATTTTGACGTTTTGGGAATGTCATGTGCCGCATGTTCTGCCCGTGTTGAGAAAGTATTAAATAGGTTACCTTCGGTCGTAGCGAATGTAAATTTGGCGACAGAACGGGCGCATGTGACGTTTGTTCCGGGAATTATTGATACAGATACAATTTTAGAAAAAGTAAAGAAGACAGGCTTTGGGGCGTCTTTGCGCACAGAAGAGCCTCAGGAGGGACAGCATGAGAAGCGCCGTCGTTCTTGGAAAAAAGCACGGAATAACTTCATAGTCGCCGCTGTAGCAGGTATCCCATTATATATTGAAATGATTGGTATGATGATGGGATATGATCACGTTATCCCAGTTCTTTATCAATTCTTAAGCGCAACGTTTATACAGTATATAGGCGGTCAAAAGCTCTATCGTCAGGCATGGAAGGCTGTGCGGGCGGGGGCTGCTAACATGGATGTGCTGGTCGTTTTAGGGACGAGTGTCGCTTACCTGTATAGCTTCATTGTTTATGTATTCTCGGTTCATTTGCCGGTGTATTTTGAAACAAGCGGTTTGATTATCATTCTGATTTCGCTGGGCCGTTTGATGGAAATGCGCGCCAAAGCACGAATGAATAGTGGTGTTGAGAGTTTGTTGGAGCTTCAGCCACAGACAGTGCATGTGGAGAAAGAGGGAAAGCAGATTGATCTGAACTTAAAAGATGTTCAGGTCGGGACTGTATTTGTGGTGCGCCCCGGAGAGAGCATTCCTTTGGATGGCAAAGTGCTTTCCGGTACGTCCGAAGTGAATGAAGCAATTTTAACTGGTGAAAGCGTTCCTGTGTTGAAGCAGGACAAGAGCGATGTTTTTGCAGGAACCATGAATACGAACGGTGTGCTGAGGGTCGAGGCCACGGGCATTGGTTCAAACACGGCTCTGGCACGCATTGTCCGTATGGTGGAGCAGGCCCAAGGGTCCAAAGCACATGTTCAGCGGTTGGCGGACCGGGTATCTGGGATTTTTGTTCCGGTTGTTATTGGTTTTGCACTTTTGACATGGGGAATAAATTGGCTGGTGACTGGCTCTTGGGTAGAGAGTTTGGTTGCCGCTGTTTCTGTGTTGGTTATTGCGTGCCCCTGTTCGTTAGGTTTGGCGACGCCAACAGCTATTATGGTCGGTACGACGAAAGGCGCTCAAAAAGGAGTTTTCTTTCGGAATGCAGAAGCGTTGGAGCGTGCTGAAAAAATCCAGACGATCATTTTTGATAAAACAGGCACACTCACGAAGGGGCACCCTTCGGTAGAAGCGGTGTATCCGGCGCCAGGTGTGAGTATAGAAGATGTTTTATCGGTTGCTGTTGCCTTGGAGCAGAACTCTGAACACCCATTAGGGCGAGCAATCGTGCGGTATGGCGAAGATTTTTTGGTAAGAGGCTGGGAGGTAGAACAATTTTCTGCCCGCCCGGGGCGAGGGGTAGAAGGAGAAATATTGGGAGATAAGGTTTTTCTAGGCTCTCCTGCCTTTGTTGAAGAGCTTGGATACGATTTGGGTGGCTTTCCGATTAGTGAGTTGGAGAACAAAGGTGCGACAGTGGTTGCTGTGGCAATGAAAGATCGCGTTCTGGGTGTTGTGTCTCTGCTCGATATGCTGCGCAAAGAAGCATTATTCACTGTTGATGCGTTAAAAAAACGCGGCCTAAAGGTGGTGATGTTAACGGGGGATAATGAACGCGCAGCTGCTCTTGTGGCTGCACAAGTGGGTGTTGATGATTTTAGAGCACAAGTTTTGCCAGAACATAAAGCTGAGGTTGTTTCAGATTATCGTGCGAATGGCACTATCGTGGCGATGGTTGGAGATGGGGTGAATGATGCCCCGGCCTTAGCTGTTGCAGATGTAAGTTTTGCTGTCGGAGCAGGTGCGGCTGTGGCATTGGAAACGGCTGATATTGTTTTGATGAAGAGTGAACTGACAAGTGTGTTGGATGCTATTTCGCTGTCAAAAGCGACACTTTCGAAAATTCGCCAGAATCTCTTTTTCGCTTTTATTTATAATTTCTTAGGGCTGCCACTGGCTGCTTTCGGTTTGTTAAATCCGATTATTGCAGGCTCAGCGATGGCGATGAGTTCGGTTTCCGTTGTGAGTAATTCATTATTGTTAAAACGCTGGGGAAGGAAATGA
- a CDS encoding copper resistance system multicopper oxidase, which yields MLKHPISSSRITRRQFVTGLGATTLLPNAARATPLGNSNIPAVSSNQWDLRIQRSKITLDGKTLNAPCVNGTVPGPVLRWKEGETVSLTITNTLKEDTSIHWHGIRLPSQMDGVPGLSFYGIPPGQKFTYTFPVQQSGTYWYHSHSNMQEAIGLYGAIIIDPLTPDPIPCERDYVIFLGEWTDAMPDDIISNLKMQSDYYNFRQRTLASLPKEAQHAGSTSAALKDRLMWSRMNMAATDISDVTGIVYTYTLNGHAPDTNWTGLFRPGERIRLRFINGAAMTFFDVRIPGLEMLVVQADGNNVEPVPVDEFRIGVAETYDVIVQPKDNRAYTLFAQSEDRTGYARGTLAPALRMSGIIPPMDPRPVRTMVDMGMGHMDMPSMSTMKMPSMNMGGMAMNMPPSSPSPIVEDPGPPPLNVENQNIAQAPIDRTGSPGDGLEHNGRRVLTYKHLRALRPGTDPRPPSREIILHLTGNMERYIWGFNGRKYSESGPIRLHKGERVRFTLINDTMMEHPIHLHGLWSELENGHGEYRPYKHTLISQPGSRMSYLVTADVPGMWAYHCHLLYHMDLGMFRTVIVS from the coding sequence ATGCTTAAACATCCGATATCCTCCTCCCGTATAACCCGGCGTCAATTCGTAACCGGCCTTGGGGCAACAACGCTGCTTCCTAACGCAGCACGCGCCACACCTTTAGGCAACAGCAACATCCCCGCCGTTTCTTCCAATCAGTGGGATCTTCGTATTCAACGCTCTAAAATTACCTTGGATGGAAAAACCCTCAACGCGCCTTGCGTTAACGGAACAGTCCCCGGTCCTGTCTTGCGGTGGAAAGAAGGCGAAACAGTTTCTCTCACCATTACCAACACTCTTAAAGAAGATACCTCCATTCATTGGCATGGTATTCGCTTGCCCTCTCAGATGGATGGTGTGCCGGGGCTCAGTTTTTATGGCATCCCACCCGGACAGAAATTTACCTATACTTTCCCCGTGCAACAAAGCGGCACCTATTGGTATCACAGTCATTCCAATATGCAGGAAGCGATTGGCCTTTATGGCGCCATCATCATTGATCCTCTTACCCCGGACCCTATTCCCTGCGAGCGCGATTACGTCATTTTCCTAGGAGAATGGACGGATGCAATGCCAGATGACATTATCAGCAACCTCAAAATGCAAAGCGATTATTATAACTTTCGCCAACGCACGCTTGCCTCTCTTCCAAAGGAAGCTCAACACGCGGGGAGCACGTCAGCAGCATTAAAAGACCGCCTGATGTGGTCCCGCATGAACATGGCCGCTACAGACATTTCTGATGTAACGGGGATTGTCTATACCTACACCTTAAATGGTCATGCACCAGACACTAACTGGACCGGCCTCTTCCGTCCCGGGGAACGCATCCGCCTGCGCTTCATCAACGGCGCCGCCATGACCTTCTTTGATGTCCGGATTCCCGGCCTTGAAATGCTCGTCGTTCAAGCTGATGGAAATAACGTTGAACCCGTGCCCGTTGATGAGTTCCGTATCGGCGTAGCTGAAACATATGACGTTATCGTTCAACCAAAAGACAATCGCGCTTATACTCTTTTTGCCCAAAGTGAAGACCGCACAGGATACGCGCGAGGAACGCTTGCCCCTGCTTTGAGAATGTCCGGCATTATTCCTCCTATGGATCCTCGCCCTGTTCGCACAATGGTCGATATGGGAATGGGCCATATGGACATGCCTTCCATGTCCACAATGAAGATGCCCTCAATGAACATGGGAGGAATGGCAATGAATATGCCCCCTTCCTCACCTTCCCCAATCGTGGAAGACCCGGGGCCACCTCCCCTTAATGTTGAAAATCAGAACATTGCCCAAGCTCCCATAGACCGCACAGGAAGCCCTGGAGATGGACTTGAACATAACGGCCGCCGCGTCCTGACCTATAAACACCTCCGCGCCCTCAGACCCGGAACAGATCCACGCCCCCCCTCACGAGAAATTATTCTCCATTTAACAGGGAATATGGAACGCTATATCTGGGGGTTTAACGGCCGGAAATACTCCGAATCCGGCCCCATCCGTTTACACAAAGGAGAGCGTGTCCGCTTTACCCTCATCAATGACACAATGATGGAACACCCCATCCATCTTCATGGCCTATGGAGTGAACTTGAAAATGGACACGGTGAATACCGGCCCTACAAACATACCCTTATCTCTCAGCCCGGCTCCCGAATGAGCTACCTTGTAACGGCAGATGTCCCCGGAATGTGGGCCTATCACTGTCACCTCCTCTACCATATGGACTTAGGCATGTTCCGCACAGTGATCGTGTCGTGA
- a CDS encoding ABC transporter permease codes for MARYIFRQKSIIFAVMSLAVIAGLSFAAPLYAYCVGVDPFSSNVAGVVIRHGLQMDIMQPNNNPLHLGLTPIGPDFSKWSYMFGADSQGRDVAARLLYGGRSSLVIAACSTCVCLCFASVLGVCAGYFEGWVDQIVSRFLDILWAIPVYLFAISLSVVTVGHPLSLLGYKVGADSFLIPIVIIGFIYVPYAARPLRAQTLSVNKAEFVIAARGVGASHVRIICREIVPNVMPTLLVMAPLIAALCLLAESALSFLSLGVQAPAASWGTMIQDGEGLLYTRPFVAIAPGIAIVVTVLALNIIGDRLRDFFEMRGARG; via the coding sequence TTGGCCCGTTATATCTTTCGTCAGAAAAGTATAATTTTTGCTGTTATGAGCCTTGCTGTTATAGCGGGGTTAAGCTTTGCAGCACCTTTATATGCTTATTGCGTTGGGGTGGATCCGTTTTCATCCAATGTTGCTGGCGTTGTGATCCGCCATGGGCTGCAGATGGATATTATGCAGCCCAATAATAATCCATTACATCTAGGCTTAACACCGATTGGACCAGATTTTAGCAAGTGGTCCTATATGTTTGGAGCAGATTCTCAGGGACGGGATGTCGCAGCACGTTTACTTTATGGAGGACGGAGTTCTTTAGTTATTGCTGCTTGCTCTACATGTGTATGTTTGTGCTTTGCGAGTGTTTTAGGTGTTTGTGCAGGATATTTTGAAGGATGGGTAGATCAGATCGTATCTCGTTTTTTGGATATTCTGTGGGCTATTCCTGTGTACCTTTTTGCGATCTCTTTGTCTGTCGTAACGGTGGGGCATCCACTCTCTTTGTTAGGGTATAAGGTCGGTGCGGATAGCTTTTTAATCCCCATTGTTATTATAGGGTTTATTTATGTGCCTTATGCCGCACGCCCCTTACGTGCACAGACGCTAAGTGTGAATAAAGCTGAGTTCGTCATAGCTGCGCGGGGTGTAGGGGCGTCTCATGTGCGGATCATATGTCGAGAAATAGTGCCTAATGTGATGCCAACCCTTTTGGTGATGGCGCCTTTGATTGCTGCTTTATGCTTACTAGCAGAATCAGCACTCTCTTTTTTATCTTTGGGGGTACAGGCACCAGCAGCCTCGTGGGGCACGATGATCCAAGATGGAGAAGGATTATTATATACTCGCCCTTTCGTCGCGATCGCCCCAGGCATTGCTATTGTTGTGACTGTTTTAGCACTGAATATCATAGGGGATCGACTACGCGATTTTTTTGAGATGCGTGGGGCTCGCGGATGA
- the feoB gene encoding ferrous iron transport protein B, which translates to MTKQPSSAPSTSSSLHIALAGNPNSGKTSLFNQLTGSRQKVANYAGVTVERKEGFFTTPSGRSIRVLDLPGAYSLTSTSPDEDVTRDVLMGTHRSEAQPQVLVAVISASNLRLHLRFLLELIELKLPIIVALSMMDEAKRHGIAIDVDGLSVDLGVPIVPVISVHRQGVTSLISILDQEPPPPPIPRQILDTHAEVRRLLQTYVVQQTAKRARRTDKLDHWFLHPVWGPIILLIVLFFMFQTVFSWAQPLMDFLDAGIPALGAWLLKPLPDGVLHSLLQDGIIAGAGTVIVFLPQILILFLWILALEESGYLPRAAFLLDRIMAMAGLSGRSFIPLLSSFACAIPGIMAARTIQNPRDRLVTILIAPLMTCSARLPVYTLLIGAFVPHKTLFGFIGLQGVVLFGLYAVAIISGIIAARIMTRGVKSAEHPLLLELPPYRRPNLKSLALGLWQRTVMFLSRVGTVIVSLNVLLWGLASFPGAPEGATDPAINYSLAGRIGHLMLPIFAPIGFNWQICVSLIPGLAAREVAVSSLATVYALGATDDSAVDKLSPILSSQWSMATAFSLLAWYVYAPQCISTLAVMRRETNSMKVVLGAAAYLFGLAYLASFLTYHITLAFTHGGFS; encoded by the coding sequence ATGACTAAACAACCGTCTTCCGCGCCGTCCACGTCCTCTTCCCTTCACATTGCTTTGGCCGGAAACCCCAATAGCGGGAAGACATCCCTCTTTAATCAGCTTACCGGAAGCCGACAGAAAGTCGCCAACTACGCAGGCGTTACCGTTGAACGAAAAGAAGGGTTCTTTACCACCCCCAGTGGTCGTTCAATCCGGGTCCTGGACCTTCCGGGCGCCTATAGTCTCACATCCACAAGCCCCGATGAAGATGTCACACGAGACGTTCTCATGGGCACGCACCGTTCTGAAGCTCAACCACAAGTCCTCGTCGCGGTCATTTCTGCCAGTAATTTACGGCTTCATTTACGCTTCCTATTAGAACTCATTGAACTTAAGCTCCCCATCATTGTTGCTCTCAGCATGATGGATGAGGCCAAACGTCATGGCATTGCGATTGATGTTGATGGGCTTTCTGTTGATTTAGGCGTGCCCATCGTCCCTGTGATCAGTGTGCACCGCCAAGGTGTAACGTCCCTGATCTCAATTCTAGATCAGGAGCCACCGCCGCCCCCTATTCCAAGACAAATTCTGGACACACACGCAGAAGTACGGCGGCTTTTACAGACCTACGTTGTCCAACAAACAGCAAAACGCGCACGCAGAACCGATAAACTCGATCATTGGTTTCTCCACCCTGTCTGGGGACCCATTATCCTTCTTATCGTGCTTTTCTTCATGTTCCAGACCGTCTTCTCATGGGCTCAACCCTTGATGGATTTTCTGGATGCCGGAATTCCAGCCCTCGGCGCATGGCTCCTCAAACCTCTTCCTGACGGCGTCTTACACAGCCTCCTTCAAGATGGGATTATTGCAGGAGCAGGAACGGTCATTGTCTTCTTGCCTCAAATCCTTATTCTTTTCTTGTGGATCCTCGCTCTAGAAGAATCAGGCTACCTGCCTCGAGCCGCTTTCCTGCTTGACCGTATCATGGCCATGGCGGGGCTAAGCGGGCGATCCTTCATTCCCCTTCTGTCCAGCTTTGCCTGTGCCATCCCGGGAATTATGGCAGCCCGCACCATCCAAAACCCCAGAGACCGGCTTGTCACCATTCTCATTGCCCCGCTTATGACATGCTCCGCACGTCTGCCGGTCTATACACTTCTGATTGGTGCGTTCGTTCCTCATAAAACACTCTTTGGCTTTATCGGACTGCAAGGCGTTGTTCTGTTTGGCTTATACGCTGTGGCCATCATCAGCGGCATTATCGCCGCACGTATTATGACACGTGGCGTCAAATCCGCAGAACACCCCCTTTTATTGGAGCTTCCTCCTTACCGTCGCCCCAACCTTAAAAGCTTAGCCCTTGGTTTATGGCAACGTACCGTAATGTTCCTCTCCCGTGTGGGAACGGTCATTGTGTCACTGAATGTACTCTTATGGGGTTTGGCCAGCTTCCCCGGCGCACCAGAAGGGGCAACAGATCCTGCAATTAATTATAGCCTTGCAGGACGCATCGGACATTTAATGCTCCCCATTTTCGCACCTATTGGCTTTAACTGGCAAATTTGTGTCTCTCTTATTCCCGGCCTTGCCGCACGAGAAGTTGCGGTCAGCTCTTTAGCAACGGTTTATGCTCTGGGCGCCACTGACGACAGCGCCGTCGATAAGCTCTCCCCCATTCTTTCCAGCCAATGGAGTATGGCCACAGCTTTTTCCCTGCTGGCATGGTATGTTTATGCCCCTCAGTGCATTTCCACCCTCGCCGTTATGCGCCGTGAAACAAATTCCATGAAAGTCGTGCTTGGTGCAGCGGCCTATCTTTTCGGCCTCGCTTACCTTGCGTCTTTCCTCACTTATCACATCACTTTAGCATTTACACATGGAGGCTTCTCATGA
- the cysK gene encoding cysteine synthase A: protein MKKKNISSPAPFTSYAAPRGRVYNSFLETVGGTPLVALPRLSEYFKLHGSLLIKLEFFNPLGSVKDRIGVAMLRDAETKGLITPGKTVLIEPTSGNTGISLALAAVALGYQLIVTMPENASSERRKMLLLMGAKVELTPASQGMAGAINKSEELLRTLPDAWMPSQFENEANPAIHEQTTAREIWEDTEGKVDMVVAGLGTGGTASGIAHGLKKHRKDIQVFGVEPHESAVLHGDEPGPHGIQGIGPGFEPDTLDIKALTDIFEVSEKESLQTARLCASIEGIPIGISSGAALFAGINLAKKTANKGKTIVVIAPSFAERYLSTALFDGLG from the coding sequence ATGAAAAAAAAGAACATTTCTTCTCCTGCCCCTTTTACAAGTTATGCTGCACCTCGCGGGAGAGTTTATAATTCTTTTCTTGAGACTGTTGGAGGGACACCTCTCGTCGCTCTCCCTCGACTAAGCGAATACTTTAAGCTCCACGGATCACTCCTTATAAAGCTGGAGTTTTTTAATCCACTCGGCTCCGTCAAAGATCGCATCGGTGTGGCTATGCTCCGAGACGCCGAAACAAAAGGCCTTATTACTCCCGGGAAAACAGTTCTTATTGAACCAACATCTGGAAATACTGGCATTTCTTTGGCTTTAGCGGCCGTCGCTCTCGGGTATCAGCTCATTGTAACCATGCCTGAAAACGCCTCTAGTGAACGCCGCAAAATGCTTCTTCTTATGGGAGCTAAGGTGGAGCTTACTCCGGCCAGCCAAGGCATGGCCGGTGCCATCAATAAATCAGAAGAGCTTCTACGAACCCTTCCCGATGCATGGATGCCTAGCCAATTCGAAAATGAGGCTAACCCGGCAATTCATGAACAAACAACTGCCCGCGAAATCTGGGAGGACACAGAGGGAAAAGTCGATATGGTCGTCGCAGGCCTTGGTACAGGCGGCACCGCATCAGGGATCGCTCACGGCCTCAAAAAACATCGCAAAGATATTCAGGTCTTTGGAGTTGAACCGCATGAAAGCGCGGTTTTACATGGAGACGAACCCGGCCCTCACGGTATTCAAGGTATAGGCCCAGGTTTTGAGCCAGATACGCTCGATATCAAAGCGCTTACAGATATTTTTGAGGTCTCCGAAAAAGAATCCCTTCAAACAGCCCGTCTTTGCGCCTCAATCGAAGGAATTCCAATTGGGATATCCTCAGGAGCAGCTTTATTCGCGGGAATTAATCTTGCTAAAAAAACGGCCAATAAAGGCAAAACCATCGTCGTCATCGCACCATCCTTCGCCGAGCGCTATCTCTCTACAGCGTTATTTGATGGACTTGGGTGA